The Chitinispirillales bacterium genome has a segment encoding these proteins:
- a CDS encoding carboxypeptidase regulatory-like domain-containing protein, whose translation MKKVLYFIVAGLCFWFYSCADTNDTSDEDNGGIFGFVTDFFDGEPINNANVQLRPSGTTQQTGANGRFEFLNVKPGSYSITVTKSYYSDLVDPYTIIVKANTASQRDVMIERQPRVLRLLAADGTMNDITGLNFGNTNDVRSFNIFNENPYKLEWTIENNTEWVIVNPLSGTVNPNGGLQPITVTIDRSKKDDDVNSAGISIVPSSNSNPKFPTRDLTISTQIGTAALSLNVNPASGGKVSRLPDSESYTLGTTVTITADAASGYVFTEWTGGAVANQNNASTTITLNSNAALTANFQRQDDIPIGTSLAAQLLALHTNAESDKEYIIELSGNENIGAQPLSFAGRSNITVRIKGVGGERIITLTDKGALFTINSGITLILDNGVTLRGNNSNNVSLIYVNGRGTLIMKTGSKISSNPYRGVYVATDGNFLMEGGEISNNKANGTSYGGGVYVGAGGNFLLENGRISGNTASYGGGVYVYNGLFTATGGEISGNTASYNGGGVYVENGNFIMEGGKISNNKANGTSYGGGGVYVENGNFIMTDGEISVNTARSGGGVFVYGNASIAKTGGIIYGYDIKDNNRNTATAGITSTDKGHAVFVNTNPNKRRETTAGKELNLDSKVTGAAGGWE comes from the coding sequence ATGAAAAAAGTTTTATATTTTATTGTAGCAGGGTTGTGCTTTTGGTTTTATTCCTGTGCGGATACGAACGATACTTCCGACGAAGACAACGGCGGCATATTCGGTTTTGTTACAGATTTTTTCGACGGAGAACCTATTAACAACGCAAACGTTCAACTTCGTCCAAGCGGAACGACTCAACAGACCGGAGCTAACGGACGGTTTGAATTTCTGAATGTTAAACCGGGGAGCTACTCAATAACCGTTACAAAATCATATTATTCCGACCTTGTCGACCCGTACACAATAATCGTCAAAGCAAACACCGCTTCTCAAAGAGACGTTATGATTGAAAGACAGCCAAGAGTTTTGAGATTATTAGCCGCAGACGGAACAATGAATGATATAACCGGACTTAACTTCGGTAACACGAACGATGTACGCTCCTTCAATATTTTTAACGAAAATCCCTATAAATTGGAATGGACGATAGAGAACAACACCGAATGGGTCATAGTAAATCCGTTGAGCGGAACGGTGAATCCCAACGGCGGATTGCAACCGATAACTGTTACAATAGACCGCAGTAAAAAAGACGATGATGTTAATAGCGCCGGTATCTCCATTGTTCCAAGTTCAAATTCAAATCCAAAATTCCCTACCAGAGATTTGACGATTTCCACGCAAATCGGAACCGCCGCGCTTTCACTTAACGTTAATCCGGCAAGCGGCGGCAAGGTATCGCGTTTACCGGACTCGGAGTCATATACTTTGGGAACAACCGTTACGATTACCGCCGACGCGGCGTCCGGCTATGTATTTACTGAATGGACGGGAGGAGCGGTCGCCAATCAAAACAACGCATCTACGACAATTACTTTAAATTCAAACGCTGCGCTTACAGCAAATTTTCAACGTCAAGACGACATCCCTATCGGAACATCGTTGGCGGCACAATTACTGGCGCTCCATACAAACGCGGAAAGCGACAAAGAATATATTATTGAATTAAGCGGTAACGAAAATATAGGCGCCCAGCCGCTCTCTTTTGCTGGCAGAAGCAATATCACCGTACGAATTAAAGGGGTCGGAGGAGAAAGAATAATCACGCTAACAGATAAGGGGGCGCTTTTCACTATAAATTCAGGTATTACTCTTATATTGGACAACGGAGTTACGCTTCGTGGAAATAACAGTAACAACGTATCGTTAATTTATGTCAACGGCAGAGGGACGCTGATAATGAAAACTGGCTCAAAGATTTCGAGTAATCCGTATCGCGGAGTGTATGTGGCTACCGATGGAAACTTTTTGATGGAAGGCGGTGAAATTTCAAACAATAAAGCCAACGGCACTTCTTATGGCGGCGGTGTGTATGTTGGTGCGGGAGGAAATTTCTTATTGGAAAATGGAAGAATCTCAGGTAATACCGCTTCTTATGGCGGCGGCGTATATGTTTACAACGGACTCTTTACAGCGACCGGAGGTGAAATTTCAGGCAATACCGCTTCTTATAATGGCGGCGGTGTGTATGTGGAAAACGGGAATTTTATTATGGAAGGCGGCAAAATTTCAAACAATAAAGCCAACGGCACTTCTTATGGCGGCGGCGGTGTGTATGTGGAAAACGGGAATTTTATTATGACAGATGGTGAAATCTCTGTTAATACCGCCCGTTCCGGCGGCGGTGTGTTTGTGTACGGCAATGCAAGTATCGCTAAAACCGGCGGGATTATTTACGGTTATGATATAAAAGACAACAACAGGAATACGGCGACAGCGGGGATAACAAGTACCGACAAAGGTCATGCTGTGTTTGTAAACACTAATCCCAACAAACGCAGAGAAACCACCGCAGGCAAAGAATTGAATTTGGATTCAAAAGTGACAGGCGCCGCAGGCGGATGGGAATAA
- a CDS encoding DUF2059 domain-containing protein yields the protein MMNETHKLFYLMGFDFNVITSQMLEPMIEHVNEQIPNISDSFWDKFRNDLDAESLRKMYADIYEQHFTHKEISDLIEFHESVLGKKTVKANQQIALESQAISSAYFEALGNEVMKELLAENNA from the coding sequence ATGATGAACGAAACACACAAACTGTTTTACTTAATGGGATTTGACTTTAACGTGATAACATCACAAATGTTGGAACCTATGATTGAACACGTTAACGAACAAATTCCAAACATTTCTGATTCATTTTGGGATAAATTTCGCAACGACCTTGATGCCGAAAGCCTGCGCAAAATGTACGCAGATATTTATGAACAACATTTTACTCATAAAGAAATATCTGATCTTATTGAGTTTCACGAAAGTGTCTTAGGAAAGAAAACGGTTAAAGCTAACCAACAAATCGCTTTGGAAAGCCAAGCTATTTCGTCGGCATATTTTGAAGCATTGGGAAATGAAGTTATGAAAGAATTGCTTGCAGAAAATAACGCTTAA
- a CDS encoding DUF2059 domain-containing protein, translated as MEVNGDIAKLMKLMNVEGSMLQFLEIGIKMGIDQIEAECEGFPSEEYYKRIMQKVNMGILLNQMMSIYSRYYTREEIAGLIAFYETPVGAKQIKEIPAILQEIIVANQIWVERIAENINNEFGEIS; from the coding sequence ATGGAAGTTAATGGCGATATTGCTAAACTCATGAAATTAATGAATGTCGAAGGCTCTATGTTACAATTTTTGGAAATAGGGATTAAAATGGGAATCGACCAAATTGAAGCGGAATGTGAAGGTTTTCCGTCAGAAGAGTACTATAAAAGAATTATGCAAAAGGTGAATATGGGTATTCTGCTTAATCAGATGATGTCCATTTATAGCCGCTATTATACACGAGAAGAAATAGCAGGGCTTATCGCTTTTTACGAAACGCCTGTTGGTGCAAAACAGATCAAAGAAATCCCTGCAATTTTGCAGGAAATAATTGTCGCAAATCAGATATGGGTTGAGCGAATAGCAGAAAATATAAACAATGAATTTGGAGAAATATCTTAA
- a CDS encoding toxin-antitoxin system YwqK family antitoxin translates to MANSGKKIKNGELKKYYPTYEVKSVLNYKNGKLDGEQKYYYLSGKLEKVRNYKDGKSVGRFERYYENERLELAVNYKDGILDGKWEEYCKNGQLYVRGNYKNNKKDGKWERYYNNEKIEITGNFKDDEKDGEWKHYYENGKLKTVENYKYGELFKKFDKYFENGKVKTEFLSNRSKQDDNHEQLNYFDNKNFIMSEYYDRDGVIESRCYKVKRMLYAVTDVSERCGILNGEQKYYYENGQLEKTRNYKDGEPVGRFERYHENGQLELAVNYKDGILDGKREEYYDNGQLYVRGNFKNNKKDGKWEEYYDDGRLRATGNFKDDEKDGEWKYYHENGQLKTVENYKYGGIIKKFDKYFENGKVKTEIHGNRFDAGNGDIGLFYYYDSKHPIICEYYDKDKVLKSKTYPDETGMFCIETDVSSLYCGILDGERKEFYENGKVKIIGNYKDDKKDGKHECYYENGQLEEVIYYKDGNIDFDEEFKEYYENGILKKEYNYNKDGGRIWKGYYENGQLKTIEDISSKTEEYYENGILKKTGNRKDGKLNGKWKEFYENGKVKIIGNYKNGTLYGKYESYYKNGKPEIVGNVEGIDKFGKILFNGKHERYYENGKLKITGDYKDGVLSGKLYYKNGKLKKTGNFKDTELDPKYGFHRDFDW, encoded by the coding sequence ATGGCGAACAGCGGCAAAAAAATAAAAAACGGTGAGCTTAAGAAATATTATCCGACATATGAAGTTAAGTCGGTATTAAACTATAAAAACGGGAAACTTGACGGAGAACAAAAATATTATTACTTGAGCGGAAAACTTGAAAAGGTAAGAAATTATAAAGACGGAAAATCGGTTGGAAGATTTGAGCGTTACTACGAGAACGAACGGCTTGAATTAGCGGTAAACTACAAGGATGGAATATTAGACGGAAAATGGGAAGAGTATTGCAAAAACGGACAACTTTATGTAAGAGGAAATTACAAAAACAACAAAAAAGACGGAAAATGGGAAAGATATTACAATAACGAGAAAATTGAAATCACAGGAAATTTTAAAGACGATGAAAAAGATGGAGAATGGAAGCATTACTACGAGAACGGAAAACTTAAAACGGTAGAGAATTACAAATATGGAGAGTTATTTAAAAAATTTGATAAGTATTTCGAAAACGGGAAGGTTAAAACCGAATTTCTTAGCAACCGTAGTAAACAAGATGATAATCATGAACAGCTGAATTATTTTGATAACAAAAATTTTATAATGTCTGAATATTACGACAGAGACGGAGTGATAGAAAGTAGATGTTACAAAGTTAAAAGAATGTTGTACGCCGTAACAGATGTTTCGGAACGATGTGGAATCTTGAACGGAGAACAGAAATATTATTACGAGAATGGGCAGCTTGAAAAAACGAGGAACTACAAAGACGGAGAACCTGTCGGAAGGTTTGAGCGTTATCACGAAAACGGACAGCTTGAATTGGCGGTAAACTACAAGGATGGAATATTAGACGGAAAACGGGAAGAGTACTACGATAACGGACAACTTTATGTAAGAGGAAATTTCAAAAACAACAAAAAAGATGGAAAATGGGAAGAGTACTACGACGACGGACGACTTCGTGCAACAGGGAATTTTAAAGATGATGAAAAAGACGGTGAATGGAAGTATTACCACGAGAACGGACAACTCAAAACGGTAGAAAATTACAAATACGGAGGAATTATTAAAAAATTTGATAAATATTTCGAAAACGGGAAAGTTAAAACCGAAATACATGGAAATCGGTTTGATGCAGGAAATGGCGACATTGGTTTGTTTTATTACTACGACAGCAAGCATCCCATAATATGTGAATATTACGATAAAGACAAAGTGTTAAAAAGCAAAACTTACCCCGACGAGACGGGAATGTTTTGCATCGAAACAGATGTTTCGTCATTGTATTGTGGAATATTAGACGGAGAAAGGAAAGAGTTTTACGAAAATGGAAAAGTTAAAATTATAGGAAATTACAAAGATGATAAAAAAGACGGAAAACACGAGTGTTATTATGAAAATGGACAACTTGAAGAAGTGATATATTATAAAGACGGTAATATAGACTTTGATGAGGAATTTAAAGAATATTATGAGAATGGAATATTAAAAAAAGAATATAACTACAACAAAGATGGTGGCAGAATATGGAAAGGGTATTACGAGAACGGGCAACTTAAAACAATAGAAGATATCAGCAGTAAAACTGAAGAATATTATGAGAACGGAATACTTAAAAAAACCGGAAATCGCAAAGACGGGAAGTTAAACGGTAAATGGAAAGAGTTTTACGAAAATGGGAAAGTTAAAATTATAGGAAATTACAAAAATGGGACGTTATACGGAAAATACGAGAGTTATTACAAGAATGGAAAACCTGAAATTGTAGGAAATGTAGAAGGAATAGACAAATTCGGAAAGATTCTCTTTAACGGAAAACACGAGCGTTATTATGAAAACGGAAAACTTAAAATAACCGGAGACTACAAAGACGGAGTGTTAAGCGGAAAATTGTACTACAAAAACGGGAAACTTAAAAAAACAGGAAATTTTAAAGACACCGAATTAGACCCCAAATATGGGTTTCATAGAGATTTTGATTGGTAA